In Pyrus communis chromosome 1, drPyrComm1.1, whole genome shotgun sequence, the following are encoded in one genomic region:
- the LOC137745114 gene encoding uncharacterized protein isoform X2, which produces MEAVASPLPWIPEDDLRLKDAMETGASLEALARGAVRFSRKFTIGELRDRWYSLLYDADVSAEASARLVELEGCNSNSASKAGRFTLSRGLNRKSNSIRKHYYAMRKIERKHCAVNSVDHDSYQKEFFDRNFLFGPDVDDGKALEENFGVGDHNQPVFLDCDVDNGNATHAFRGGECVSIGNHGVEGGGECVSIGNHGMEGGGECVSIGNLGVEGVVGEGCSNGFVEQVSLLPGSGLGENDFCHDNACHDLPTHRDDGIDFGNASDAEDIGPSHASIDEPLWKTIEDVPAPEMPMDVSMGVNGEGARKTLAVTDDMDVDNIGSSQYEVDHSEELLNDELIRSVTISGGDYADIYLANDELTFMDVNGKESIDKFSSENLNPILLSETKDVHENDAPNFCQPPKLVSDSCQAVTDNVRAAEMDVASEPSHSDPDDQHVISCSEANMTASTSVPHPLTPEHNHEEMICTLNTEDPEIPCNDDIFPSAATVHAVVQPTLKGAHELASSTGKRNCDQQRKEEDPTRPFKVPRMVGYDTSRENSPNHALGSFGVKAPFGDSNCVASISKHDKTVIADQSQSRSAHAPGLEAPFTIAELAPLFTEPGSTTLPEPEANPAALDHEESEEESDDDVDDDDADIPCFSDIEAMILEMDLCPLDQDSYISSEVLGYQNEDSKRNIIRFEQCARSSMQRTLASKGALAVLYGNHIKKYIKKTEVIIGRSTEDNEVDIDLGKEGLHNKISRRQALIKMEGDGSFSLKNLGKSSIYLNGEEVATGQLVSLGSSNLIEIREMYFNFETNHKSVRQYMGRIGQKSEDKYTKLERSPEGGP; this is translated from the exons ATGGAAGCAGTGGCTTCGCCTCTTCCGTGGATCCCGGAAGACGACCTCCGCTTGAAGGACGCCATGGAG ACGGGTGCTTCTCTGGAAGCACTTGCCAGAGGCGCGGTACGATTTTCGCGCAAATTCACGATCGGAGAGTTGCGGGATCGGTGGTACTCACTCCTCTATGACGCCGATGTCTCTGCGGAGGCGTCGGCTCGGTTGGTGGAATTGGAAGGTTGCAATTCCAACTCAGCGTCCAAGGCTGGTAGATTCACTCTTTCTAGGGGTTTGAATCGAAAATCCAATAGCATACGAAAGCATTACTATGCTATGCGGAAGATAGAGAGGAAACACTGCGCTGTTAATTCCGTTGATCACGATTCTTATCAGAAGGAGTTTTTCGAtcgtaattttctttttgggcCGGATGTTGATGATGGCAAGGCTTTAGAGGAAAATTTTGGGGTTGGAGATCATAATCAGCCCGTGTTTTTGGACTGTGATGTGGATAACGGCAATGCCACTCATGCATTTCGTGGTGGAGAGTGTGTTTCGATTGGAAATCATGGGGTCGAGGGAGGTGGAGAGTGTGTTTCGATTGGAAACCATGGGATGGAGGGAGGTGGAGAGTGTGTTTCGATTGGAAATCTTGGGGTGGAAGGAGTTGTGGGGGAAGGGTGCTCGAATGGATTTGTTGAACAGGTTTCGTTATTGCCAGGTAGCGGATTAGGAGAGAATGATTTTTGCCATGATAATGCTTGTCATGATCTGCCTACTCACCGAGATGATGGAATTGATTTTGGGAATGCCTCAGATGCGGAAGATATAGGGCCATCTCATGCATCAATAGATGAGCCTCTTTGGAAAACGATTGAGGATGTACCGGCACCTGAAATGCCCATGGATGTCAGCATGGGGGTTAATGGCGAGGGTGCCCGAAAGACATTGGCAGTTACTGATGATATGGATGTGGATAATATTGGTTCATCTCAATATGAAGTTGACCATTCTGAGGAATTGTTAAATGATGAACTGATTAGGTCTGTCACGATTTCCGGAGGTGATTATGCAGATATATACCTTGCGAATGATGAGCTTACCTTCATGGATGTAAATGGCAAGGAGTCAATAGATAAGTTCTCTTCTGAAAACCTGAATCCGATTCTGTTGAGCGAGACCAAAGATGTTCATGAAAATGATGCACCCAACTTTTGTCAGCCCCCAAAGTTGGTTTCAGATTCATGCCAAGCTGTTACAGACAATGTGCGGGCTGCTGAGATGGATGTTGCTTCTGAACCATCTCACTCTGACCCAGATGATCAGCATGTTATCTCTTGTTCCGAAGCCAATATGACAGCATCTACATCAGTGCCACATCCTCTTACTCCTGAACATAATCATGAAGAGATGATTTGCACATTGAATACTGAGGACCCTGAAATCCCATGCAATGATGATATATTCCCATCTGCTGCAACTGTTCATGCTGTGGTGCAACCAACCTTAAAAGGAGCTCATGAGTTGGCTTCCTCTACGGGAAAAAGGAATTGCGATCAGCAAAGGAAAGAAGAAGATCCCACACGACCTTTTAAGGTTCCCCGGATGGTAGGATACGACACAAGTAGAGAAAACAGCCCCAACCATGCACTTGGTTCTTTTGGAGTTAAAGCTCCATTTGGTGATAGTAACTGTGTAGCTTCAATCTCCAAACATGATAAAACTGTCATTGCCGACCAAAGCCAAAGCAGATCAGCACATGCACCA GGATTAGAAGCTCCATTTACAATTGCAGAACTTGCACCCTTATTCACAGAGCCAGGTTCTACGACTCTCCCAGAACCAGAAGCCAACCCAGCAGCACTAGATCATGAAGAATCTGAGGAAGAATCTGATGAtgatgttgatgatgatgatgctgaCATTCCTTGTTTTTCTGATATCGAAGCGATG ATACTTGAGATGGATTTATGTCCACTGGATCAGGATTCATACATCAGCAGTGAAG TCTTAGGGTATCAAAATGAGGATTCTAAAAGGAACATCATAAGGTTTGAACAATGTGCACGATCCTCTATGCAAAGAACCCTTGCATCTAAAGGTGCACTCGCGGTATTGTATGGTAACCATATAAAGAAGTACATTAAGAAAACTGAG GTAATAATTGGCAGATCAACAGAAGATAACGAAGTTGATATTGACTTGGGAAAGGAAGGGCTACATAACAAAATATCTCGGCGGCAG GCTCTTATAAAGATGGAAGGAGACGGTTCTTTCTCTTTGAAGAATCTCGGCAAGAGTTCAATTTATTTGAATGGAGAAGAAGTTGCTACCGGACAACTTGTTAGTCTTGGTTCAAGTAATTTGATTGAG ATTAGGgaaatgtattttaattttgagaCGAATCACAAATCTGTGAGGCAGTATATGGGAAGAATCGGCCAAAAAAGCGAGGATAAGTACACCAAGTTGGAACGGTCGCCCGAGGGAGGTCCATAA
- the LOC137719826 gene encoding LRR receptor-like serine/threonine-protein kinase ERECTA: protein MGVQIHNLSLSSLIILIISAASLQLLAESKTFWADIEALKEFKNSLNPDSVSPGSCVSSWDFTLDPCDNLFSDRFTCGFRCEPVDNSSSASRLTELTLDQAAYSGSLSSLSWNFPYLQTLDLSNNFFSGSIPDSLSNLTRLSRLGLSANSFSGAIPGSIGSLSNLQELFLDNNRLDGAIPPSLNGLAQLKRLELQGNRLGGEFPELVSLQSLYYLDVSNNAISGGVPINFPPSLLQISMRNNSLEGSIPENIKQLGFLQVLDLSHNHLGGAVPAHLFNHPSLQQLTLSFNQFTSVQSPVSLSPGTHSELIALDLSNNDLRGMLPPFMAAMPKLSALTLENNKFTGMIPTQYAFKVAVPGPGVSAFDRLLLGGNYLFGPIPGPLLRLKPGSANVGLGDNCLYRCPRVFFFCQGGDQKSFHECRSFGPMIP, encoded by the coding sequence ATGGGTGTTCAAATACACAATTTGTCTCTGTCCTCCCtgattattttgataatttcagCTGCAAGTCTGCAACTTTTAGCAGAATCCAAGACTTTCTGGGCCGACATTGAAGCTCTCAAGGAGTTCAAGAACTCACTCAACCCCGATTCAGTGAGTCCCGGCTCGTGCGTCAGCTCCTGGGACTTCACCCTCGACCCCTGCGACAACCTCTTCAGCGACCGGTTCACCTGTGGCTTCCGATGCGAACCGGTCGACAACTCCTCGTCCGCCAGCCGGCTCACCGAGCTCACCCTTGACCAGGCCGCTTACTCCGGCTCGCTCTCCTCCCTATCCTGGAACTTCCCGTATTTACAAACGCTCGACCTCTCCAACAACTTTTTCTCCGGATCGATCCCGGACTCGCTCTCCAACTTAACACGGCTGAGTCGACTCGGTCTCTCCGCCAATTCGTTCTCCGGCGCTATTCCCGGCTCAATTGGATCGCTTTCGAACCTCCAGGAGCTTTTCCTCGACAACAACCGCCTCGACGGCGCAATCCCACCGAGCTTGAACGGCCTGGCGCAGTTGAAGCGGCTTGAGCTTCAGGGGAACCGGCTCGGAGGCGAGTTTCCCGAATTGGTTTCTCTCCAGAGCCTCTACTACTTGGACGTCAGCAACAACGCCATATCCGGTGGCGTCCCAATAAATTTTCCGCCATCTCTGCTCCAAATCTCCATGCGAAATAACAGCTTAGAAGGAAGCATCCCGGAAAACATCAAACAGTTGGGCTTTTTGCAAGTGCTCGACCTGAGTCACAACCACCTCGGCGGCGCCGTCCCTGCCCACCTCTTCAACCACCCGTCGCTACAGCAGCTCACTCTCTCCTTCAACCAATTCACGTCCGTACAATCTCCGGTTTCTCTTTCTCCGGGCACCCATAGCGAGCTCATTGCACTAGACCTAAGCAACAACGACCTCAGGGGGATGCTGCCGCCGTTTATGGCGGCGATGCCGAAGCTCTCGGCTTTGACGCTGGAGAACAATAAGTTTACGGGTATGATTCCGACCCAGTACGCATTCAAAGTGGCGGTGCCCGGCCCCGGAGTCTCGGCGTTCGACAGGCTCCTGCTGGGTGGGAACTACTTGTTCGGACCCATACCGGGTCCGCTGCTGCGGTTAAAACCGGGTTCGGCGAATGTGGGTTTGGGGGATAACTGCCTGTACAGGTGTCCGagagttttcttcttttgtcaAGGTGGCGATCAGAAATCGTTTCATGAGTGTAGAAGCTTCGGCCCGATGATCCCATGA
- the LOC137745114 gene encoding uncharacterized protein isoform X1: MEAVASPLPWIPEDDLRLKDAMETGASLEALARGAVRFSRKFTIGELRDRWYSLLYDADVSAEASARLVELEGCNSNSASKAGRFTLSRGLNRKSNSIRKHYYAMRKIERKHCAVNSVDHDSYQKEFFDRNFLFGPDVDDGKALEENFGVGDHNQPVFLDCDVDNGNATHAFRGGECVSIGNHGVEGGGECVSIGNHGMEGGGECVSIGNLGVEGVVGEGCSNGFVEQVSLLPGSGLGENDFCHDNACHDLPTHRDDGIDFGNASDAEDIGPSHASIDEPLWKTIEDVPAPEMPMDVSMGVNGEGARKTLAVTDDMDVDNIGSSQYEVDHSEELLNDELIRSVTISGGDYADIYLANDELTFMDVNGKESIDKFSSENLNPILLSETKDVHENDAPNFCQPPKLVSDSCQAVTDNVRAAEMDVASEPSHSDPDDQHVISCSEANMTASTSVPHPLTPEHNHEEMICTLNTEDPEIPCNDDIFPSAATVHAVVQPTLKGAHELASSTGKRNCDQQRKEEDPTRPFKVPRMVGYDTSRENSPNHALGSFGVKAPFGDSNCVASISKHDKTVIADQSQSRSAHAPVKSITNRVFKEEGLEAPFTIAELAPLFTEPGSTTLPEPEANPAALDHEESEEESDDDVDDDDADIPCFSDIEAMILEMDLCPLDQDSYISSEVLGYQNEDSKRNIIRFEQCARSSMQRTLASKGALAVLYGNHIKKYIKKTEVIIGRSTEDNEVDIDLGKEGLHNKISRRQALIKMEGDGSFSLKNLGKSSIYLNGEEVATGQLVSLGSSNLIEIREMYFNFETNHKSVRQYMGRIGQKSEDKYTKLERSPEGGP; the protein is encoded by the exons ATGGAAGCAGTGGCTTCGCCTCTTCCGTGGATCCCGGAAGACGACCTCCGCTTGAAGGACGCCATGGAG ACGGGTGCTTCTCTGGAAGCACTTGCCAGAGGCGCGGTACGATTTTCGCGCAAATTCACGATCGGAGAGTTGCGGGATCGGTGGTACTCACTCCTCTATGACGCCGATGTCTCTGCGGAGGCGTCGGCTCGGTTGGTGGAATTGGAAGGTTGCAATTCCAACTCAGCGTCCAAGGCTGGTAGATTCACTCTTTCTAGGGGTTTGAATCGAAAATCCAATAGCATACGAAAGCATTACTATGCTATGCGGAAGATAGAGAGGAAACACTGCGCTGTTAATTCCGTTGATCACGATTCTTATCAGAAGGAGTTTTTCGAtcgtaattttctttttgggcCGGATGTTGATGATGGCAAGGCTTTAGAGGAAAATTTTGGGGTTGGAGATCATAATCAGCCCGTGTTTTTGGACTGTGATGTGGATAACGGCAATGCCACTCATGCATTTCGTGGTGGAGAGTGTGTTTCGATTGGAAATCATGGGGTCGAGGGAGGTGGAGAGTGTGTTTCGATTGGAAACCATGGGATGGAGGGAGGTGGAGAGTGTGTTTCGATTGGAAATCTTGGGGTGGAAGGAGTTGTGGGGGAAGGGTGCTCGAATGGATTTGTTGAACAGGTTTCGTTATTGCCAGGTAGCGGATTAGGAGAGAATGATTTTTGCCATGATAATGCTTGTCATGATCTGCCTACTCACCGAGATGATGGAATTGATTTTGGGAATGCCTCAGATGCGGAAGATATAGGGCCATCTCATGCATCAATAGATGAGCCTCTTTGGAAAACGATTGAGGATGTACCGGCACCTGAAATGCCCATGGATGTCAGCATGGGGGTTAATGGCGAGGGTGCCCGAAAGACATTGGCAGTTACTGATGATATGGATGTGGATAATATTGGTTCATCTCAATATGAAGTTGACCATTCTGAGGAATTGTTAAATGATGAACTGATTAGGTCTGTCACGATTTCCGGAGGTGATTATGCAGATATATACCTTGCGAATGATGAGCTTACCTTCATGGATGTAAATGGCAAGGAGTCAATAGATAAGTTCTCTTCTGAAAACCTGAATCCGATTCTGTTGAGCGAGACCAAAGATGTTCATGAAAATGATGCACCCAACTTTTGTCAGCCCCCAAAGTTGGTTTCAGATTCATGCCAAGCTGTTACAGACAATGTGCGGGCTGCTGAGATGGATGTTGCTTCTGAACCATCTCACTCTGACCCAGATGATCAGCATGTTATCTCTTGTTCCGAAGCCAATATGACAGCATCTACATCAGTGCCACATCCTCTTACTCCTGAACATAATCATGAAGAGATGATTTGCACATTGAATACTGAGGACCCTGAAATCCCATGCAATGATGATATATTCCCATCTGCTGCAACTGTTCATGCTGTGGTGCAACCAACCTTAAAAGGAGCTCATGAGTTGGCTTCCTCTACGGGAAAAAGGAATTGCGATCAGCAAAGGAAAGAAGAAGATCCCACACGACCTTTTAAGGTTCCCCGGATGGTAGGATACGACACAAGTAGAGAAAACAGCCCCAACCATGCACTTGGTTCTTTTGGAGTTAAAGCTCCATTTGGTGATAGTAACTGTGTAGCTTCAATCTCCAAACATGATAAAACTGTCATTGCCGACCAAAGCCAAAGCAGATCAGCACATGCACCAGTTAAGTCTATCACCAATCGAGTGTTCAAAGAAGAG GGATTAGAAGCTCCATTTACAATTGCAGAACTTGCACCCTTATTCACAGAGCCAGGTTCTACGACTCTCCCAGAACCAGAAGCCAACCCAGCAGCACTAGATCATGAAGAATCTGAGGAAGAATCTGATGAtgatgttgatgatgatgatgctgaCATTCCTTGTTTTTCTGATATCGAAGCGATG ATACTTGAGATGGATTTATGTCCACTGGATCAGGATTCATACATCAGCAGTGAAG TCTTAGGGTATCAAAATGAGGATTCTAAAAGGAACATCATAAGGTTTGAACAATGTGCACGATCCTCTATGCAAAGAACCCTTGCATCTAAAGGTGCACTCGCGGTATTGTATGGTAACCATATAAAGAAGTACATTAAGAAAACTGAG GTAATAATTGGCAGATCAACAGAAGATAACGAAGTTGATATTGACTTGGGAAAGGAAGGGCTACATAACAAAATATCTCGGCGGCAG GCTCTTATAAAGATGGAAGGAGACGGTTCTTTCTCTTTGAAGAATCTCGGCAAGAGTTCAATTTATTTGAATGGAGAAGAAGTTGCTACCGGACAACTTGTTAGTCTTGGTTCAAGTAATTTGATTGAG ATTAGGgaaatgtattttaattttgagaCGAATCACAAATCTGTGAGGCAGTATATGGGAAGAATCGGCCAAAAAAGCGAGGATAAGTACACCAAGTTGGAACGGTCGCCCGAGGGAGGTCCATAA